In Micromonospora sp. NBC_01813, the following are encoded in one genomic region:
- a CDS encoding DUF397 domain-containing protein, with amino-acid sequence MERNAWRTSSRSGNNGQCVEVRDRGTQIDVRDSKAPTAGTLTFDPAAWTTFTTTLKSDSTRP; translated from the coding sequence ATGGAACGTAACGCCTGGCGCACGTCGAGCCGGTCCGGCAACAACGGCCAGTGCGTCGAGGTCCGCGACCGGGGCACCCAGATCGACGTACGCGACTCCAAAGCCCCCACCGCCGGCACGCTGACCTTCGACCCCGCCGCCTGGACCACCTTCACCACCACCCTCAAGTCCGACAGCACCCGCCCGTAA
- a CDS encoding tetratricopeptide repeat protein, with product MRRRRYLTLLGSALTSPAHEWIIAQQPSDVASATGRPLSGEVVDHLDTVTASLRRMDDHLGSGQTLGLVRRHLATVVEVLRERRYTDSVGRRLRGTAGELMRLAGWLSFDDGNHSQAQRFWIAGLYQAHATGDRGLGANILGFMSCQAKDLGQLRQSITLAETARASYPATSPKVGTILDLRAAEVYANNHAVADTRRALDSAFDRLTDERPEHGDPDWAYWINEAQAHAQAGYCYVKLEDWTRAREHLRAALRLQDNEYSREGALRHALLATTYVRQDQPELNKALALGDHAVQTVPAHPRRPPLLQRRQGPHRHLRMPHLFDDEPTRCQEKQVTCSLRLPPRRDRWTAQAHPPGRSFHPGLIYVMRIEECRERWPDAQWRWVGFCTEYNFRIG from the coding sequence ATGCGCCGACGGAGGTACCTGACTCTGCTCGGTTCCGCACTGACGTCACCGGCACACGAGTGGATCATCGCCCAGCAGCCGTCGGACGTCGCCTCGGCGACCGGCCGGCCGCTGTCCGGCGAGGTCGTCGATCACCTGGACACCGTCACCGCCAGCCTGCGGCGGATGGACGACCACCTCGGCAGCGGCCAGACACTCGGCCTGGTCCGTCGACACCTGGCAACCGTGGTCGAGGTGCTACGCGAGCGCCGCTACACCGACTCAGTCGGGCGACGACTGCGCGGCACCGCCGGTGAACTGATGCGCCTCGCCGGCTGGCTGTCGTTCGACGACGGCAACCACAGCCAGGCCCAACGATTCTGGATCGCCGGCCTCTACCAGGCCCACGCCACCGGTGACCGCGGCCTCGGCGCGAACATCCTCGGCTTCATGTCCTGCCAGGCGAAAGACCTCGGCCAACTCCGGCAGTCGATCACCCTCGCCGAGACCGCGCGGGCCAGCTACCCCGCCACCAGCCCGAAAGTCGGGACGATCCTGGACCTACGCGCCGCTGAGGTGTACGCCAACAATCACGCCGTGGCCGACACCCGGCGTGCGCTCGACAGCGCCTTCGACCGGCTCACCGACGAACGCCCGGAACACGGCGACCCCGACTGGGCGTACTGGATCAACGAAGCCCAGGCCCACGCCCAAGCCGGCTACTGCTACGTCAAACTCGAAGACTGGACCCGCGCCCGCGAACACCTTCGGGCAGCACTACGACTCCAGGACAACGAATACAGCCGCGAAGGCGCGCTGCGCCACGCTCTGCTCGCCACCACCTACGTCCGACAGGACCAACCCGAACTGAACAAAGCACTCGCCCTCGGCGACCACGCCGTGCAGACCGTACCGGCGCACCCCCGCCGTCCGCCGCTTCTGCAACGACGCCAAGGACCTCATCGTCACCTGAGAATGCCACACCTATTCGACGACGAACCAACTCGATGCCAAGAGAAGCAAGTTACGTGCTCACTCCGCCTCCCACCACGTCGGGATCGATGGACGGCGCAAGCCCATCCACCCGGACGCTCATTTCACCCCGGGCTCATCTACGTAATGCGAATTGAGGAATGCCGTGAAAGATGGCCAGACGCGCAATGGAGATGGGTCGGCTTCTGCACAGAGTACAACTTCAGGATCGGATGA
- a CDS encoding SMI1/KNR4 family protein, whose product MDQFKAIFPGINIRISTGWERVMHGIAELAELIRNEEPEGVLGITEEQIFEIREAWGVSRLPLVYVEFLSRMGAYAGRVLRGTDAFFPVILQMKEWADEFFDENSGIISPPDGAVVFAMHQGYLVYWMSDASSSDPEVVLCAEADPSPLRVWPSFTAFLNSHYVDEPGVK is encoded by the coding sequence ATGGATCAGTTCAAAGCGATATTTCCCGGCATTAATATTCGTATTTCGACCGGTTGGGAACGAGTCATGCACGGAATTGCGGAGTTGGCGGAACTAATCCGCAATGAGGAGCCCGAGGGCGTACTTGGCATCACAGAAGAGCAAATTTTTGAGATCCGGGAGGCGTGGGGTGTTTCGAGGCTGCCGCTGGTATATGTGGAATTCCTTTCCCGCATGGGGGCGTATGCCGGTAGAGTGCTCCGCGGTACGGACGCCTTCTTCCCGGTCATTCTCCAGATGAAGGAGTGGGCGGACGAGTTCTTCGATGAAAATTCCGGGATCATTTCGCCTCCGGATGGGGCGGTTGTGTTCGCGATGCATCAAGGCTATCTCGTCTACTGGATGTCGGATGCTTCGTCATCCGATCCTGAAGTTGTACTCTGTGCAGAAGCCGACCCATCTCCATTGCGCGTCTGGCCATCTTTCACGGCATTCCTCAATTCGCATTACGTAGATGAGCCCGGGGTGAAATGA